From one Flavobacterium kingsejongi genomic stretch:
- a CDS encoding rhomboid family intramembrane serine protease has translation MADHQFKFSTSVIGIPLFFVLSLWIVFWIEVQFKIRLSEFGIYPRTFEGLRGIFFSPFLHGDIEHLYNNSIPLLILLGMLRYFYRKQSLRVIVYGILLSGFITWVIGRENYHIGASGLIYVLVSFIFFKGILTKYYRLVALSFTIILIYGGIIWYIFPGMGENISWEGHLGGLITGLLFAFIFKTEAYQKEVKYDWEAPDFDPQSDPFMSRFDEQGNFIYVMEKTDPEEYGVIYDYIENSIASETLEEELIYLPHSKAQNPYFRNKEE, from the coding sequence ATGGCTGACCATCAATTCAAATTTTCAACTTCCGTAATCGGAATACCACTATTTTTTGTATTGTCCTTATGGATTGTTTTCTGGATTGAAGTTCAGTTCAAAATCCGGTTATCAGAATTCGGAATCTATCCCCGTACTTTTGAAGGGCTGAGGGGAATTTTTTTTAGTCCTTTTTTACATGGAGATATTGAACATCTTTATAATAATTCAATTCCGCTTTTAATTTTACTTGGGATGCTTCGTTATTTTTATCGAAAACAATCTTTACGGGTCATTGTGTATGGGATCCTGCTTTCTGGATTTATTACCTGGGTGATTGGCAGGGAGAATTATCATATTGGTGCAAGTGGATTGATTTATGTATTGGTAAGTTTTATTTTTTTTAAAGGAATACTGACTAAATATTATCGATTAGTGGCTTTATCATTTACTATCATTTTAATTTATGGGGGTATAATCTGGTACATCTTTCCGGGTATGGGTGAGAATATTTCCTGGGAAGGCCATTTAGGCGGATTGATCACAGGATTACTTTTTGCTTTTATATTTAAAACGGAAGCCTATCAGAAAGAAGTAAAGTATGATTGGGAAGCCCCCGACTTTGATCCACAATCCGATCCTTTTATGAGCCGGTTCGATGAACAGGGTAATTTTATATATGTGATGGAAAAAACCGATCCTGAAGAATATGGTGTAATCTATGATTATATAGAAAACAGTATCGCTTCTGAGACCTTAGAAGAAGAACTGATATACCTTCCACACTCAAAAGCGCAAAATCCCTATTTTAGGAACAAGGAGGAATAG
- a CDS encoding replication-associated recombination protein A — MEAPLAERIRPQQLEDYVSQSHLVGPSGSLTQQIAKGIIPSLIFWGPPGTGKTTLAQIIAQESKRPFYILSAINSGVKDVREVIEKAKQSGGLFTAKNPILFIDEIHRFSKSQQDSLLAAVEKGWITLIGATTENPSFEVIPALLSRCQVYILNAFSKKDLEALLERAMKTDVFLKEKDIQLKETEALLRLSGGDGRKLLNIFELVVNASNDETIVITNDLVLGLVQQNTVLYDKTGEQHYDIVSAFIKSIRGSDPNGAVYWLARMIEGGEDVKFIARRMLIAASEDIGNANPTALIMANNTFQAVTTIGYPESRIILSQCAVYLATSPKSNASYMAIGKAQQLVKQTGDLPVPIHLRNAPTKLMKELGYGEEYKYAHDYQNNFAEQEFLPDALQNTTIYDPGNNSRENGTREFLKNRWKNKYGY; from the coding sequence ATGGAAGCACCATTAGCAGAAAGAATCAGACCCCAACAACTCGAAGACTATGTGAGCCAGTCTCACTTGGTAGGCCCGAGTGGTTCCTTAACACAACAAATCGCCAAAGGCATTATTCCTTCACTAATCTTTTGGGGACCTCCAGGCACGGGAAAAACAACTTTAGCCCAAATCATAGCCCAAGAATCCAAACGTCCTTTTTACATTCTGAGTGCTATTAATTCCGGAGTAAAAGATGTGCGTGAGGTGATTGAAAAAGCGAAACAAAGTGGCGGGTTATTTACTGCAAAAAACCCAATTCTGTTCATTGATGAGATCCATCGTTTCAGCAAGTCCCAACAGGATTCATTACTCGCTGCTGTCGAAAAAGGGTGGATCACGCTTATTGGTGCCACAACTGAAAACCCAAGTTTTGAAGTCATCCCCGCTTTACTGTCGCGATGTCAGGTCTATATTTTAAATGCTTTTTCTAAAAAAGATCTGGAAGCTTTGCTGGAGAGAGCAATGAAAACCGATGTTTTCCTGAAAGAGAAAGACATACAGTTAAAAGAAACCGAAGCTTTGTTACGGTTATCCGGTGGTGATGGTCGTAAATTACTCAATATTTTTGAACTCGTTGTTAATGCTTCCAATGATGAAACGATCGTGATTACGAATGATTTGGTTTTGGGCTTGGTACAACAAAATACGGTTCTGTATGATAAAACCGGTGAACAGCATTATGACATTGTATCAGCATTTATAAAATCCATACGAGGGAGTGATCCCAATGGTGCAGTCTATTGGCTCGCCAGAATGATTGAAGGCGGTGAAGATGTTAAATTTATTGCACGAAGAATGCTGATTGCAGCATCAGAAGATATTGGAAATGCCAATCCTACTGCACTCATAATGGCCAACAATACCTTTCAGGCAGTCACAACAATCGGATATCCGGAATCACGGATTATACTAAGCCAATGTGCCGTTTACCTTGCCACATCGCCAAAAAGTAATGCTTCTTATATGGCTATTGGAAAAGCACAACAACTCGTAAAACAGACTGGTGACTTGCCTGTACCAATACACCTTAGAAATGCTCCAACCAAACTGATGAAAGAATTGGGCTATGGTGAAGAGTATAAGTATGCTCATGATTACCAGAATAATTTTGCGGAACAGGAATTTTTACCTGATGCATTGCAAAACACTACGATATATGATCCCGGAAATAATTCAAGGGAAAACGGTACACGGGAGTTTCTCAAAAACCGCTGGAAAAACAAATATGGGTATTAA
- the rlmB gene encoding 23S rRNA (guanosine(2251)-2'-O)-methyltransferase RlmB, which translates to MEKEHQIFGIRAIIEAIQSGKEVDKVFIQKDAASELMKDLMKVMKRGNVNFSYVPVEKLNRLTPNNHQGAVATISPIPFHDLETLIEKTLESGKTPLFLILDQISDARNFGAIIRTAECTGVNGIIVQKQGSAPVNGDTVKTSAGAVFNVPICKVEHIKDAIFHLQGSGIKTVAATEKTDKTIYDITLTEPLAIIMGSEDRGVNPSVLKIVDEKAKLPMFGTIASLNVSVACGAFLYETVRQRS; encoded by the coding sequence ATGGAAAAAGAACATCAGATTTTTGGAATCAGGGCTATTATTGAAGCCATTCAGTCAGGTAAAGAAGTAGATAAAGTATTCATTCAGAAAGACGCCGCCAGTGAATTAATGAAAGACCTGATGAAGGTCATGAAAAGAGGCAATGTAAATTTCTCTTATGTACCCGTTGAAAAATTAAACAGACTGACTCCAAACAATCACCAGGGCGCCGTAGCTACGATCTCCCCTATTCCTTTTCATGATTTGGAAACATTGATCGAAAAAACATTAGAGTCCGGTAAAACACCGTTATTTCTTATTTTAGATCAAATTTCCGATGCCCGTAATTTTGGTGCTATCATCAGGACTGCAGAATGTACAGGAGTCAATGGAATCATCGTACAAAAACAAGGATCTGCACCCGTTAATGGTGATACAGTAAAAACTTCTGCCGGTGCGGTATTTAATGTGCCAATCTGTAAAGTAGAGCATATTAAAGATGCGATATTTCACCTTCAGGGATCCGGCATAAAAACTGTAGCCGCAACTGAAAAAACAGACAAAACCATTTATGATATCACTTTGACAGAACCATTAGCAATCATCATGGGATCAGAAGACCGCGGTGTAAATCCATCTGTCTTAAAGATTGTAGACGAAAAAGCAAAACTACCGATGTTTGGAACTATTGCTTCCTTGAATGTTTCTGTTGCCTGCGGTGCTTTTCTTTACGAAACAGTACGACAACGCAGCTAA
- the rpsG gene encoding 30S ribosomal protein S7 yields MRKRQAKKRPLLPDPRFNDQLVTRFVNNLMWDGKKSTAFKVFYDAIDIVEAKKQDAEKSALEIWKDALTNVMPHVEVRSRRVGGATFQIPMQIRPDRKISMAMKWMILYARRRNEKSMAQKLASEVLAAAKEEGAAVKKRMDTHKMAEANKAFSHFRF; encoded by the coding sequence ATGAGAAAAAGACAGGCCAAAAAAAGACCGCTTTTGCCAGATCCAAGATTTAATGATCAATTGGTAACGCGTTTTGTGAATAACTTAATGTGGGATGGTAAGAAATCAACAGCTTTTAAAGTATTTTATGATGCAATTGACATCGTAGAAGCTAAGAAACAAGATGCTGAGAAATCAGCATTAGAAATCTGGAAAGACGCTTTAACTAACGTTATGCCTCACGTAGAAGTACGTAGCCGTAGAGTAGGTGGAGCAACATTCCAAATCCCAATGCAAATCAGACCAGACAGAAAAATCTCTATGGCAATGAAGTGGATGATACTTTATGCACGTAGAAGAAATGAGAAATCTATGGCTCAGAAACTAGCTTCTGAAGTTTTAGCTGCGGCTAAAGAAGAAGGTGCTGCCGTTAAAAAGAGAATGGATACTCATAAAATGGCTGAAGCAAACAAAGCATTCTCTCACTTTAGATTTTAA
- a CDS encoding YjjG family noncanonical pyrimidine nucleotidase, producing the protein MQNRIISDVFFDLDHTLWDFEKNSGLTFQAILNKNNIGVNIADFMVVYSRINYEYWELYRVDKITQEELRYGRLKDTFDELDHEISDATIHLLSEEYIAHLPEFNYLYEGAIEVLEYLKPKYRLHIITNGFHKVQDLKLKNSAIDHYFDTVTDSESAGCKKPNPIIFKHALQVANTQVENSIMIGDCIVSDINASLSLGFDAIYFNEHNKEVAVGIKHINNLLSLKTIL; encoded by the coding sequence ATGCAGAATAGAATAATTTCAGACGTTTTTTTTGATCTGGATCATACCCTTTGGGATTTTGAAAAAAACTCAGGGCTTACATTTCAGGCCATATTAAATAAAAATAATATTGGAGTAAATATTGCCGATTTTATGGTGGTATACAGCCGTATCAATTATGAATACTGGGAGTTGTACCGCGTCGATAAAATTACTCAGGAAGAACTACGCTATGGGCGGTTAAAAGATACCTTTGACGAGTTAGATCATGAAATTTCTGATGCTACAATCCACTTGCTTTCGGAAGAATATATTGCACATTTACCCGAGTTCAATTATTTATATGAAGGTGCAATTGAAGTGCTGGAGTATTTAAAACCGAAGTACCGATTGCATATTATCACCAATGGTTTTCATAAAGTCCAGGATCTTAAATTGAAAAATTCGGCGATTGACCATTATTTTGATACGGTGACGGATTCGGAGTCTGCGGGGTGTAAAAAACCAAATCCAATTATTTTTAAACATGCTTTACAGGTAGCGAATACGCAGGTTGAGAACAGTATCATGATTGGCGACTGTATCGTTTCGGATATTAATGCTTCACTCAGCCTTGGATTTGATGCGATTTATTTTAATGAGCATAATAAAGAAGTAGCCGTTGGCATCAAACACATAAACAATCTCTTGTCTTTAAAGACTATTTTATAA
- a CDS encoding SusC/RagA family TonB-linked outer membrane protein, with the protein MKMKLNHYLGLLMILFMQSITAQDITVSGVVSDASGLPLPGANVVVKNSTNGTQTDMDGKYSIKTQMGQTLSFSFLGLNTHEAKVTSSNLNVSLQESQAEELEGVVITALGIKREKKSLGYSSQEVKGSIISEAGQTNALSGLSGNVAGLQVTAPSTMGGSTRIVLRGVGSVSGENRPLIVIDGIPLDNGNINSATTQRGAGGRDYGDATADINPNDIESVTVLKGGPASALYGSRAGNGAILYTTKSGKKGKTEIIFNSGLTLESINIMPDLQKQYGGGGSQTFETATINGQTYNIADYATDSSWGPKYDANLKYLPWNAFDTEFPNDHLKEKSWVSPKNDVKSFFNTGVTRNNSIALSKSFQDGSLRFSYGNTQTEGIVPNSKLQKNTFNLNVNSKLTDRLKAEAMVNFTQTKGFNRPEVGYGDNSLAQKFFHFGQRQLDYNDLKAYKLANGNQRSWNRTAYDDATPAYSDNPYWTVYENTSEDKRNRLYGNAKLTYNFTPDFYAVGNVYMDTYNFSVKERVAIGSQAQSSYSQNNITLMDINYEGRLHYNKTFGDFSLNTFAGVNRRQYTRTQLLGNTVGGLVLPDLFSLNNSRAQALAQNSESEKRTNSVYGFVSLGYKDMLFVEATNRNDWFSTVVRSSNYSSVTGSFVFSTLLPEVNWLSFGKIRGGWAQTGNDTDPYSLENYKTINQPFNSDPRYSNPRILNNPNLKPELKETTEFGLEARLFDSRIGLDVSIYKTTTNDLITPIAVDPATGFTSQYFNAGKLENKGIEATVNITPVRTEDFSWDITWNFAKNKNKLLELKEGTETLLLAQAPFRARLLAEVGQPYGQIYGTDYVYDANGNKMIGENGMYLASEQKSLGTTTPDYNMGLRNTIRYKNVSLTILIDRQKGGSYYSMNHMFGSYSGMLENTVANGIRENGIILEGVQADGSVNTVPITAQTYGEGFFSTVDKQNVFDADYFKLREVALSYTLPKSFVGPFDSIQISAFGRNLLTWGLDWKGMDPEMASYGSGNVQGIDGGSLPSTRTYGMNVQFKF; encoded by the coding sequence ATGAAAATGAAACTTAATCACTACTTAGGTTTGCTTATGATCTTGTTTATGCAGAGCATCACTGCACAGGACATAACAGTCAGCGGTGTTGTTTCTGACGCGAGCGGTTTACCGCTTCCAGGAGCAAATGTTGTTGTAAAAAACTCAACTAATGGAACACAAACCGACATGGATGGTAAGTATTCCATTAAAACTCAGATGGGACAAACCCTATCTTTTAGCTTTCTTGGCTTAAACACTCATGAAGCTAAAGTAACGTCTTCTAATCTCAATGTATCACTTCAAGAAAGCCAGGCTGAAGAACTGGAAGGAGTAGTCATCACTGCATTGGGTATTAAAAGAGAAAAGAAATCACTTGGTTATTCTTCCCAGGAAGTAAAGGGAAGTATAATTTCTGAAGCGGGACAAACAAATGCCTTAAGTGGTCTTTCTGGAAATGTAGCTGGACTTCAAGTTACAGCGCCATCAACCATGGGTGGATCCACACGCATTGTATTACGAGGTGTCGGTTCTGTTTCTGGCGAAAACAGACCATTAATTGTTATTGATGGAATTCCATTGGACAATGGAAATATTAACAGTGCAACTACACAAAGAGGTGCCGGAGGAAGAGATTATGGTGACGCTACAGCAGACATCAACCCTAATGATATTGAATCTGTTACTGTACTTAAAGGAGGACCAGCATCAGCTCTTTATGGTAGCCGTGCAGGAAATGGAGCGATCCTATATACGACCAAGTCAGGTAAAAAAGGAAAAACAGAAATTATTTTCAATTCTGGCTTGACGCTTGAAAGTATTAATATCATGCCTGATCTTCAAAAACAATATGGAGGTGGTGGTAGCCAAACTTTTGAAACAGCTACAATTAATGGTCAAACGTATAATATTGCAGATTATGCTACAGATAGTAGCTGGGGTCCTAAATATGACGCAAACCTGAAATACCTTCCATGGAATGCATTTGATACTGAATTTCCAAATGATCATTTAAAAGAAAAATCATGGGTTAGTCCTAAAAATGATGTAAAATCTTTTTTCAATACAGGTGTTACACGTAATAACTCCATTGCCCTATCGAAATCTTTTCAGGATGGTAGCCTTCGTTTTTCTTATGGAAATACTCAGACAGAAGGCATTGTACCAAACTCCAAACTTCAGAAAAACACTTTTAATTTGAATGTGAATTCTAAATTAACAGATCGTCTTAAAGCTGAAGCAATGGTTAACTTCACACAAACAAAAGGTTTCAACAGACCAGAAGTTGGATACGGAGACAATTCATTGGCGCAAAAGTTTTTCCATTTTGGTCAAAGACAACTTGACTACAATGACCTAAAAGCTTATAAACTGGCTAATGGAAACCAAAGATCATGGAACCGTACTGCTTATGATGATGCAACACCAGCCTATTCTGACAACCCATATTGGACTGTCTATGAAAACACATCGGAAGACAAAAGAAACAGACTATATGGTAATGCTAAATTAACTTATAATTTTACTCCTGATTTTTATGCTGTAGGAAATGTTTATATGGATACTTATAACTTCAGCGTTAAGGAAAGAGTAGCTATTGGATCACAGGCTCAATCAAGTTATAGTCAAAACAACATCACGTTAATGGATATTAACTATGAAGGTCGTCTACATTATAACAAAACATTTGGCGACTTTAGTTTAAATACATTTGCAGGTGTAAACCGTAGACAGTACACAAGAACACAATTACTTGGCAATACAGTGGGTGGATTGGTACTACCAGATCTATTCAGCCTTAATAACAGTAGAGCGCAGGCTTTAGCCCAAAATTCTGAATCTGAAAAAAGAACTAATAGTGTCTATGGATTTGTTTCCTTGGGCTACAAAGACATGCTTTTCGTTGAAGCTACAAATAGAAACGATTGGTTTTCAACTGTAGTAAGATCGTCTAACTACAGCTCTGTAACAGGAAGTTTTGTATTCTCTACTTTATTACCCGAAGTAAACTGGTTATCATTTGGTAAGATTCGTGGTGGATGGGCACAAACAGGTAATGATACCGATCCTTATTCATTAGAAAATTACAAAACAATTAATCAGCCGTTTAATTCTGACCCAAGATATTCTAACCCAAGAATACTTAACAATCCGAATTTAAAACCGGAATTGAAAGAAACAACTGAATTTGGTCTTGAGGCACGTCTTTTCGACAGCAGAATTGGTCTTGATGTTTCTATATACAAAACAACGACAAATGATCTGATTACACCAATTGCTGTTGATCCAGCGACAGGTTTCACCTCTCAATATTTTAATGCAGGTAAATTGGAAAACAAAGGTATTGAAGCAACTGTTAATATAACTCCGGTAAGAACTGAAGATTTTAGCTGGGACATCACATGGAATTTTGCTAAAAACAAAAACAAATTACTGGAACTGAAAGAAGGTACTGAAACGCTTTTATTAGCACAAGCTCCTTTTAGAGCCCGTCTATTGGCTGAAGTAGGACAACCTTACGGTCAGATATATGGTACGGATTATGTTTATGATGCCAATGGAAATAAAATGATTGGCGAAAATGGTATGTATCTTGCTTCTGAGCAAAAATCACTTGGAACAACGACACCAGACTACAATATGGGATTACGAAATACAATTCGTTATAAAAATGTTAGCCTTACTATCTTAATTGACAGACAAAAAGGAGGAAGTTACTACTCTATGAATCATATGTTTGGAAGCTACTCTGGGATGTTAGAAAATACCGTTGCTAATGGTATTCGTGAAAATGGTATCATTTTAGAAGGTGTACAGGCTGATGGTAGTGTAAATACAGTGCCAATAACAGCACAGACCTATGGCGAAGGATTCTTTTCTACTGTAGACAAACAAAACGTATTTGATGCTGATTATTTCAAATTAAGAGAAGTTGCATTGTCCTACACATTACCCAAAAGCTTTGTTGGTCCTTTTGATAGTATTCAAATTTCCGCTTTTGGTAGAAACTTGTTGACATGGGGATTAGATTGGAAAGGAATGGATCCAGAGATGGCTTCTTATGGAAGTGGAAACGTACAGGGTATTGATGGTGGATCACTTCCATCTACAAGAACCTACGGAATGAATGTACAGTTTAAATTTTAA
- a CDS encoding SusD/RagB family nutrient-binding outer membrane lipoprotein, with the protein MKKIFLTVFALASTLAFVGCSEDFDTINTNPTAPINVNTPGLFNNANKQLTDATRGDFSSGRMTLPWVQYSAQRNYTSEDRFQFRQETNTALYTDLYTTAQNYKTIIELCTNPATAATMANYGDIDNQIAAARIMLSLTFLHLVDAYGDIPYYSYGNSDPDFQALQLQSSGNLTPKFASQTKIYTDLLKELKEASEMINDGELIFTEGDHIFGSTEKMKRFANSLRLRIANRVKGVIPTATDHITDAIASGVMLSNDDTVGLAYQNDDVFPSPMYKSFFVDNRTDFAVANTFIDLLTGELGVFGVDPRLQKYAAPNTASKATIQNQSYAETDDLTKYKGMPYGIPDGLTPSQRTGACLFSYNVLKRNYTEVLMEYAEVEFLLSEVNGWDDAHYKNGVTASMERWNVDPAKITAFVAALPAASQANVLNQKYVALYMQPYEAWSEYRRTGFPNTILLPGETYELNNPTTDTPPQTTYVFTPIPTVTEMPTRFTYPNTLSTLNGANYQAASQAIGGDLITTKLIWDLN; encoded by the coding sequence ATGAAAAAAATATTTCTAACCGTTTTCGCATTAGCTTCAACATTAGCTTTTGTAGGGTGTTCGGAAGATTTCGATACTATCAACACTAATCCAACAGCACCGATTAATGTTAATACTCCGGGATTATTCAATAATGCAAACAAACAATTAACAGACGCAACACGTGGTGACTTTTCTTCTGGAAGAATGACACTTCCTTGGGTCCAGTATTCTGCCCAAAGGAATTATACCAGTGAAGATCGATTTCAATTTCGTCAGGAAACAAACACTGCATTATATACCGACCTATATACTACTGCTCAGAATTACAAAACAATCATCGAATTGTGTACTAATCCTGCGACTGCTGCCACCATGGCCAATTATGGTGACATTGACAATCAGATTGCTGCAGCACGTATTATGCTCAGTTTAACATTCCTTCATCTGGTAGATGCTTATGGAGATATCCCATATTACTCATATGGTAATTCTGATCCTGATTTTCAGGCATTACAACTGCAATCTTCAGGAAATTTGACTCCCAAATTTGCATCACAGACAAAAATCTATACCGATCTTCTTAAAGAATTAAAAGAAGCTTCAGAAATGATTAATGATGGGGAACTGATTTTTACAGAAGGAGATCATATTTTTGGTAGTACTGAAAAAATGAAACGTTTTGCGAATTCACTACGCTTAAGAATTGCTAATCGTGTAAAAGGGGTAATTCCAACAGCTACGGATCATATTACAGATGCTATCGCATCAGGCGTAATGCTTTCTAATGACGACACTGTAGGCCTTGCTTATCAAAACGATGATGTATTCCCAAGCCCTATGTATAAAAGTTTCTTCGTAGATAACAGAACTGATTTTGCTGTTGCAAATACCTTTATTGACCTATTAACAGGAGAGCTTGGTGTATTTGGAGTAGATCCAAGACTTCAAAAATATGCTGCACCTAATACCGCCAGTAAGGCTACAATACAAAACCAGTCTTATGCTGAAACCGATGACTTAACAAAATACAAAGGTATGCCATATGGTATTCCAGACGGATTAACTCCATCACAAAGAACAGGTGCGTGTTTGTTTAGCTATAATGTCCTAAAAAGAAACTACACTGAAGTATTGATGGAATATGCAGAAGTTGAATTTTTATTATCTGAAGTTAACGGATGGGATGATGCACATTACAAAAACGGAGTTACAGCTTCTATGGAACGCTGGAATGTAGATCCTGCAAAAATAACCGCATTCGTAGCAGCTTTACCAGCAGCATCTCAGGCCAATGTACTAAATCAAAAATATGTTGCATTGTACATGCAACCCTATGAAGCATGGTCAGAATATAGAAGAACTGGTTTTCCAAATACCATTTTGCTACCAGGAGAAACATATGAACTAAACAATCCGACTACTGACACTCCTCCGCAAACAACTTACGTATTTACGCCAATTCCAACTGTTACGGAAATGCCGACCAGGTTTACCTACCCAAATACACTTTCAACGTTGAATGGAGCAAATTATCAAGCTGCCTCGCAAGCTATTGGAGGAGATTTGATTACAACTAAATTGATTTGGGATTTAAACTAA
- the rpsL gene encoding 30S ribosomal protein S12, producing MPTIQQLVRTGRTQITKKSKSVALDSCPQRRGVCTRVYTTTPKKPNSAMRKVARVRLTNGNEVNAYIPGEGHNLQEHSIVLVRGGRVKDLPGVRYHIVRGALDTSGVAGRTQRRSKYGAKRPKEAKK from the coding sequence ATGCCAACAATTCAACAATTAGTAAGAACAGGAAGAACTCAGATAACTAAGAAGAGTAAATCGGTTGCTTTAGATTCTTGTCCTCAAAGAAGAGGTGTTTGTACGCGTGTTTACACTACTACGCCAAAAAAACCTAACTCTGCAATGCGTAAAGTTGCAAGGGTACGTTTAACAAATGGTAATGAAGTGAATGCTTACATCCCTGGAGAAGGACATAACCTACAAGAGCACTCGATAGTATTAGTTAGAGGCGGAAGGGTAAAAGATTTACCAGGAGTTAGATATCACATCGTTCGTGGAGCGCTTGATACATCAGGTGTTGCGGGAAGAACGCAGAGAAGATCTAAGTATGGTGCTAAACGCCCAAAAGAAGCAAAAAAGTAA